The Shewanella pealeana ATCC 700345 genome contains the following window.
GCAGCCACCGAGGCCCCTACCCTCCCCAACTCAAGGCCAGTCAACTTGGCTCGTTCAATCGCAAAATCAAAGAGGTGTGTTTTTTCGAAAATATCCCACACCAGTCGGCAATCAGTAAGGTTATAGTGCGCCAGTGCAGGCTTATTGTTTAAAAAGAGATCGTTGATTTCATCCATACGGTTATCAACATTGTGGATAGCCTTTCCTTCATCTAGCAGTGCTTGCGAGACAAACTCTAATGAATAGCGGTCGAATTGATAAAAAGCCGCCTTCAACCAATCAATACCGTCTAGTACCACACGCCCAGGCAACGATAGTGTTTCAGGGCGATACTTATCTTCAACCTTCCAACCTAGCGGGTGATTATCACGCCCTATCGTTAATGCAATACCATGATGTTTTGCGCGGCGATAAAGCAGTGCGAGATCGAATGTGACTACTGACCAACCTATAATAATGTCGGGATCATACTCAGCAAACCAACTAATCAACTGATTGATTAATTGCGCTTCGTTCTCCACCCATTCAATGTAGTTAGCATCAGTCTCTTCGGCCTCACCAACCATAATAACCTTTTGATACACGCAACCTTCAGTCGTTTGGCCATACAGCCCCACAGAATACAGCTCCCCAGCGAAGCTACACTCAAAATCTAAAGAGATTGCATTAAGCGCTATCGTCGACACAGCCTGACGAGCTCGACTTGCGATAAACAGTGGTTGCTGTTGAGATACTGCATTCGTGCCAGTTCTTGCAACAAAATGGCCGTAAAACTCTGCATCTAATGCGATAAAACGTTCGACGAGAAAACGATGTTCTACTTTAATATCTGACTCGAACAGTTCGATATCAAGATCTTTAGCAGCCCTGTTTAAATTTCGCTGCTGGCGGCCATCGACACAATATAGCGCCTCGACCGGCGTGTTAGCAAAACAGCTAAGAGCTACAGGGCTTCGACGGACGCCTCTCAGTTCTGAGCTCGCCAGTAATGCAGTCGCATCTGTCGCCTGAACAAAGCACACATGTTCTTGGTTAGGAATTTCAACAGTGACTGGCCCATTCTCGGTCTGAACAAAATACTGCAGGTGCAGGCCCCCCTGTCGGTTGACCGCATGGCGAGTCAGGACTCGACCTTTAATCACTTGCTGCTCGTTCAACCTAGAATTCATACTTTATACTCAATTAAATACACTAATAATCACTAAACGCTTCTTAGGCTAAGTAATCACTGTTATTATGTACAGCACTATTTATTAGCTTAGTGCATTCATGTTATCCGCAGACGTTAAAACTCAAATTCGTACTATATATAAAGGCATTTCTACATCTTTGCCTAACTTTCGCCCTCGTCGAGAGCAGAACTATATTGTTGCGGAAATATCAAAAACGCTTGCGGGTGAGTACGACAAGAATCGCCGAATTATTGTGGTTGAAGCGGGCACGGGTATCGGTAAGTCGCTGGCTTATATCCTCGGAACCATTCCACTAGCACTCGCGAATAAGAAAAAAGTCTGTATTGCCACGGCCACAGTCGCGCTACAAGAGCAGCTGTTGCATAAAGACCTGCCATTTTTCCTACAGCAATCTGGACTCGACTTTAGCTTTGGTTTAGTTAAAGGCCGCCAACGTTATGTCTGCTTATCTAAACTCGAGATGCTCGTTGGCCCAGATAACAGCACCCAAATGGCGATGTGGCAGAGCAAACCCGATCAAAGCCAAGTGGATATGCTCGAAGCTCTGCTTAAGGATTATCACTCAGGTGTATGGAATGGCGAGCGAGATACGCTAACCAAGCCGATCCCCGATCATCTGTGGCAACAGATCGCCTGCGATAAGCACAGTTGCCATCGCCAACTTGCCAGCCATCGTAACTGCCCTTTTCACAAGGCACGAGAAGATCTCGACACTTGGGATGTACTGATTGCCAACCATAGTTTGCTTTTTGCCGACCTAGAGCTGGGCGGCGGGGTTATTTTACCCGATCCCGAAGACCTATATTACGTCATTGATGAAGCACACCACTTACCAATAGTAGCAAGAGATTTTAGTAGCGCTCAATCTACCGTGCGTGGTGCAAACGATTGGCTTGAAAAGCTCAGCAAGACCACCAGCAAGTTACAAAACCAAATCAAGAGCAACTACATTATCGCCCCGGCGCAAGCCATGCTGGATCATATTGGCGATATCACAGGCCTTTTAAACCAAGTGGCTCAGTTTTGTGACTCCCAATCAGCCAAATTTGATAATCCAGAAAACCGCTTTAGATTCGAGCATGGCAAGTTACCGTCGGCATTATTAGTACAAGCCGAAAACCTTGCTACCGCCTCCAATGTGGCGCTAAAGCAGTTTAATAAGATGCTAACGTTGCTCAACGAAGCGATAAAAGATGGTGACATTCCAAAGCACCAATCGGAAGCCTTGCTATCTGAAACAGGTTTTATGCTGCAACGGTTAGAAAATCTTCAGAAACTTTGGAAGATGATGGCCAAAGAGGATAGCCCCAAGGGTGCACCTATGGCCCGCTGGATTGAACAGCTTACCGGTAAACAGGCCGACTATCTCTTTAACGCATCCCCCATCGAGGTCGGCTTTATGCTGGAAAACCTGTTATGGGACAAAGCCGCTGGCGTGGTGCTATGTAGTGCGACCTTAAGAGCGCTAAATAATTTTAACCACTTCACTCATCAAGTCGGCTTATCGATCAATGACGGTAGTCGTTACTTAGCGTTAGACTCGCCGTTCGATTTTGAGCAGAATGCGACACTATTCTTACCAAAGATGGACAGTGAGCCAACGGATGATAAATATACCGATGAGCTGGCTAAACATATTATCGCTCTGGTTGAAGATGAGATGGCAAGCTTAGTGTTATTCGCCTCGTACTGGCAGATGGAAAAAGTGGCCGATCTGGTCGAAAGTAAAATTAAGACAGGTCTACTTATTCAAGGCACGGCACCAAGACAAGAGATCTTAAAGCAGCATAAAGCCCGCTGTGATGAGGGTAAGCCGAGTATTATTTTTGGTACTGGCAGCTTCTCAGAAGGGCTCGACTTGCCAGGGGATTATCTGACTAACTTGATCATCACTAAGCTACCATTTGCGGTTCCAACCTCACCGGTTGAACAGGCGCACTCGGAATACATCAAAATAAAAGGCGGAAACCCGTTTTTACAGCTTACTATTCCCGATGCTTCACGCAAACTGGTGCAAAGCTGTGGTAGATTATTACGTAAAGAACAAGATTACGGCCGGATTTCCATTTTAGATAGACGTTTGGTGACTAAACGCTACGGCAAGTCTCTGCTAGATGCCCTACCACCTTTTCGCCGTGTGATTGAATAGGACAAGTTTTGGATTTACTTCTCGACCCTAGTAGTTGGGCCATACTCGCATTAGTGGGATTTATTGCTGGGTTTATCGATGCCGTATCAGGCGGCGGTGGACTACTTTCGATTCCCGCACTACTCACAATGGGCGTTCCTCCCCATCTGGCGCTAGGAACCAATAAGCTTGCTGCGAGTTTTGGCTCATCGATGGCGGCTTACACTTATTATAAACAGAGACTATTTTCTCCCTCTTTGTGGTACCACACCTTTATCGCCACTTTTATTGGCGCGGTAATCGGTACCTTCATCGTTTATCATATCGATAATCAATGGCTAGAAAAGTGGCTACCCATCATGATCATAGCCATTGCTCTCTATACCTTGTTTCAACCCAATGCCATGGGCGATAGCAACCATAAATCTCCGCAAAAGCCAAAAAACAAAATGAAACAGTGGTTACAGGGGTTACCACTGGGTTTTTACGACGGCTTTGCAGGGCCCGGCATCGGCGCATTCTGGACAGTATCGAGCACCGGGTTACACAAACTGCCTTTGCTATATAGTTGTGGACTCGCCAGAGCCATGACCTTTACCAGTAACTTAACCTCCTTGATTATTTTTATCGCGTTAGGAAAGGTGAATTTTGCCATAGGCTTATCCATGGGAGTTTGCATGATGGCAGGCTCTTATATAGGTGCACATTCGGCTATTAAGTTTGGCCTACCCTTTATTCGTCCGATTTTCATTACCGTTATACTATTAATAGCAGCGCAGTTAGTTTGGAGTGCTTGGTTATGACAACCAACGAATTAGTTCAAAAGCTCAAGTTACAACTTAAGCAATTAGAGCAAGAGGTATTACAGCACGATTCTCGCTTGCCACCGGGACAACGCAAGATGATGCTGGATGTCGAACGTTTCAATAATGAGCTATTTATTCAGGTTGGCGGCCAGCTCCAGCCGTGTATCGATCAACTATCTAAAAATATTGCCCAACTTGAGCAACTACTCAGGGCAAAGCGATCGCCTTACACCATAGTGTCGAGCTGCGAGAAAATACAAGATAGATTCAGCGCACTCAAGCGTGCCCTAGCAACCACAAGTATTAATGTTAAATCAATTGAACAGCAAAAACGTAGCCGCAGAGCTTATGCAATTAAGCGAGGAATTAAGTCTCATAATGAAAGTGGTTTTAATTGGATCGCCTCAAATGTGATGCAAAATAGCCATCAACTCTATGAAGAACTTAACAAACATTTGAACTGGGCTAAGATTATTGAACAAAAAATTGAAAATTTGCAATCTTCACTTGAAAACTGTCATAGTGCTGACAAAATCAAGCTGCAGAATGAGATCCTTACTCTGCATAGTCGACTAGGAAAGTGTCGGCAAGCTACCAGCTATATTGAAGATCGCATCCAACTATTCGAACGACCTTTTAAGAGTCAAAATCGTTAAGGAACAAAAATGAAACCACGTTTAACCATTACCGCACTTCTTGCTCTATGTGGTTCTTCAGCAGCCTTTGCCGCTGACTTCAACATCCCAATGGCTTTCGAATACATCGCAGTTGATGGTCAAGAGATAAAGACTAGCCTTTTCAATCATAAATCTGAGATTGAGCTTGATAAAGGCACTCATAAAATCGCCATCCGTTATAACGATCTTGTTGCAGATGACTTTAGCGACAGTGAAACAAATATCAAGTCGAATGCTTTCGTGGTGACAATTGATGTCGATGGTGATTATAGCTACCAGCTAAAACCCGCCGATGGTGAGTTTGTTAAAAACCCAAAAAGCTTTGCTAAGGCGCCGCAAGTCGTCATAACTCGTGAAGACAAAGGCAATGTTAGCTATAAAGTCACCCAGACGAACATTGGCGAAGAGTCATTCGTTTCTCGCTTATTCAGTGGCAATAATCCAACTGACGTTGATGCAGAATCTGCTGCAGTCACAAGTTCTGCTGCGACAGTAGCATCGATTCCAACGGCTCCTGTTAGCAAGCCATCACCCGCTGCCACAGCGACCATGCCAGCAGTTGCAGCAACAAGCCCAACGCCTCCAGTGACTTCTGCAGAAGAAGCTGCCAAAGCCGAGCAGATGCTACAATATTGGTGGTTGCAAGCCGACGAGCAAACGCGTAAAGAATTCATGAGCTGGGCAATTAAGCAGCTTTAAGTTAGCAGCAGTTCTTACTCAAGATTGTGTATGGTCCCTCTAATCTATGACGCCAGCTACTCCAAGCTGGCGTTACCTCCTCTTCATCGCTTTCCAATTAGTAAATACCGCGCCTTATATGAATACCTGCTCGAGCAAGGTATTGCTGAACAACCGCAATTTATCGCCCCCACAAAAGCGAGCATCGAATATCTCACAGCGTTGCACGACCAAAGCTATGTGAAAGACTTTATTTCAGGTGAACTAGACAGCAAATTAATGCGCCGAATTGGTTTCCCGTGGAGCAAAGCGTTAGTCGAACGAACCTTATATTCGGTAGCAGGCACCGCACTGACCTGTGAGCAAGCGATAACCCATGGCTGCGCCATTCATTTAAGCGGCGGTTACCATCATGCCCACCAGCAGTTTGGCAGTGGCTACTGTATTTTTAACGATCTCGTACTCGCGGCGGTGAATAGCCAACAAATTGATGATATTGAAACTGTGCTCATTTTCGACTGCGATGTTCATCAAGGTGACGGGACAGCAACGATTGCACAATCATTAAATCATGTCATCACTTGCTCTATTCATTGCCATCAAAACTTCCCAGCACGAAAACAGCAATCAGATTACGATATCGAGCTTGATAAGGGCACGTCAGATATTGAGTACGTAGAGACTGTAGAGCAGACACTTGCCTACCTTATTCGACTGCATAAGCCAGACCTGATTATTTACGATGCTGGTGTGGATATTCATAGTGATGACAACTTGGGGTATTTAAATATCAGCACAGATGGGATCTACGCCAGAGACTTAGAAGTCATCCATCAAGCTAAAACAGCACAAATACCCATTGCGTGTGTTATAGGAGGGGGATACAGTAGAGATTCGACACAGCTAAGTGTTCGACATAGCCAAGTGTTTATTGCGGCAAATAATTTTTGGCAGTCAACAAGTTAAACGTCATGTCGTGGCTTTATAGCCACCAAACAAGGAGC
Protein-coding sequences here:
- a CDS encoding histone deacetylase family protein, encoding MVPLIYDASYSKLALPPLHRFPISKYRALYEYLLEQGIAEQPQFIAPTKASIEYLTALHDQSYVKDFISGELDSKLMRRIGFPWSKALVERTLYSVAGTALTCEQAITHGCAIHLSGGYHHAHQQFGSGYCIFNDLVLAAVNSQQIDDIETVLIFDCDVHQGDGTATIAQSLNHVITCSIHCHQNFPARKQQSDYDIELDKGTSDIEYVETVEQTLAYLIRLHKPDLIIYDAGVDIHSDDNLGYLNISTDGIYARDLEVIHQAKTAQIPIACVIGGGYSRDSTQLSVRHSQVFIAANNFWQSTS
- a CDS encoding primosomal replication protein: MTTNELVQKLKLQLKQLEQEVLQHDSRLPPGQRKMMLDVERFNNELFIQVGGQLQPCIDQLSKNIAQLEQLLRAKRSPYTIVSSCEKIQDRFSALKRALATTSINVKSIEQQKRSRRAYAIKRGIKSHNESGFNWIASNVMQNSHQLYEELNKHLNWAKIIEQKIENLQSSLENCHSADKIKLQNEILTLHSRLGKCRQATSYIEDRIQLFERPFKSQNR
- a CDS encoding DUF2057 domain-containing protein, yielding MKPRLTITALLALCGSSAAFAADFNIPMAFEYIAVDGQEIKTSLFNHKSEIELDKGTHKIAIRYNDLVADDFSDSETNIKSNAFVVTIDVDGDYSYQLKPADGEFVKNPKSFAKAPQVVITREDKGNVSYKVTQTNIGEESFVSRLFSGNNPTDVDAESAAVTSSAATVASIPTAPVSKPSPAATATMPAVAATSPTPPVTSAEEAAKAEQMLQYWWLQADEQTRKEFMSWAIKQL
- a CDS encoding sulfite exporter TauE/SafE family protein, with the protein product MDLLLDPSSWAILALVGFIAGFIDAVSGGGGLLSIPALLTMGVPPHLALGTNKLAASFGSSMAAYTYYKQRLFSPSLWYHTFIATFIGAVIGTFIVYHIDNQWLEKWLPIMIIAIALYTLFQPNAMGDSNHKSPQKPKNKMKQWLQGLPLGFYDGFAGPGIGAFWTVSSTGLHKLPLLYSCGLARAMTFTSNLTSLIIFIALGKVNFAIGLSMGVCMMAGSYIGAHSAIKFGLPFIRPIFITVILLIAAQLVWSAWL
- the dinG gene encoding ATP-dependent DNA helicase DinG is translated as MLSADVKTQIRTIYKGISTSLPNFRPRREQNYIVAEISKTLAGEYDKNRRIIVVEAGTGIGKSLAYILGTIPLALANKKKVCIATATVALQEQLLHKDLPFFLQQSGLDFSFGLVKGRQRYVCLSKLEMLVGPDNSTQMAMWQSKPDQSQVDMLEALLKDYHSGVWNGERDTLTKPIPDHLWQQIACDKHSCHRQLASHRNCPFHKAREDLDTWDVLIANHSLLFADLELGGGVILPDPEDLYYVIDEAHHLPIVARDFSSAQSTVRGANDWLEKLSKTTSKLQNQIKSNYIIAPAQAMLDHIGDITGLLNQVAQFCDSQSAKFDNPENRFRFEHGKLPSALLVQAENLATASNVALKQFNKMLTLLNEAIKDGDIPKHQSEALLSETGFMLQRLENLQKLWKMMAKEDSPKGAPMARWIEQLTGKQADYLFNASPIEVGFMLENLLWDKAAGVVLCSATLRALNNFNHFTHQVGLSINDGSRYLALDSPFDFEQNATLFLPKMDSEPTDDKYTDELAKHIIALVEDEMASLVLFASYWQMEKVADLVESKIKTGLLIQGTAPRQEILKQHKARCDEGKPSIIFGTGSFSEGLDLPGDYLTNLIITKLPFAVPTSPVEQAHSEYIKIKGGNPFLQLTIPDASRKLVQSCGRLLRKEQDYGRISILDRRLVTKRYGKSLLDALPPFRRVIE